One window of Mediterraneibacter butyricigenes genomic DNA carries:
- the drmA gene encoding DISARM system helicase DrmA: protein MPDRFKYSEVRQKIINALRTDLMGPQSENEILDENPKSSYIIGMLASQTEEKEASTAGEQEVDSDIAYGDSEDYTAGEDDDNEPIMTTSFKLPTSIGISFYIASSTKTINIDVKWGDYVRSVEKRVGKDGKEYNHASYTRQPMSSTIVVDFDSFEKNTELRLQEDSNVIVHISRIPLKTGYSLVTAYVMNRRKNSENEVESMMFQVELKAYSENEDRVFFAENICRDVLAEDEFYFEQRPILGRGRNCAATWDDAVEGRTFWVKSDFIPEYEFPGVSAALKGFDKFFFSMRFMSNTKNKAGIFERLNVLADSYGKWIHEKLISDDKMSNADFKEKIGDKVISHCSEALNRIREGIELIANDEVAFDAFCFMNRSMLLQRNIMSYSKKHGAGIECNFRDFVDPRKPDTDFGWRPFQIAFILMNLSGIVNPEHKDRDVVDLLYFPTGGGKTEAYLGLMAFVIANRRLRASDASEYNADGGVTAMLRYTLRLLTTQQRDRITKMVVAAELIRQKTYPKYGKEPISIGFWVGGGVTPNKFDELVEKADKPGEARRKRNLLYKQLLTCPFCGKPLTEDEFYIDPDRKSVAIYCADRNCMFYKYKQDRIRIPVYLVDEEIYAKCPTIILSTVDKFARLPWDVKTNALFGRVDRVCSRDGYVAIGEEHKRHNRTQELPASTLTPIRPFLPPELIIQDELHLITGPLGTVYGAYETIIEDMCTYGDKRIKPKYVVSTATIKNASEQTRCLYARQSTAQFPPNGFEIGDSFFINEISTKDDPFRKYVGVCAPGQSVKTTLLRMYAIILQTSYQLAQRDEYKNVIDPYYSLVGYYNSIRELGGAVRLLQDDIPKRIYRIKTKYNMDKVRYLNKKVEITSRMSSYEIPNKLRQLEATCDSKDCLDTAVATNMIAVGMDVDRLGLMVVTGQPKQNSEYIQATSRIGRAFPGLVFTLYNPYRPRDLSHYENFTGYHSQLYRFVEGTTATPFSARARDRVMHALIISAIRLKYPEMASNERAADIAALSDIQMSEIKALILDRINIVKPEVRLDAENEIDQFIDWWKMLAAQGKPLRYYVYGTDKYNRLMNYYGQSCKDTEKATLSSMREVENAANMFYYTEE, encoded by the coding sequence ATGCCTGATAGATTTAAGTATTCAGAAGTGCGGCAAAAGATTATCAATGCACTCAGAACTGATTTGATGGGGCCGCAATCCGAGAATGAAATATTGGACGAAAACCCCAAAAGCTCATATATCATCGGAATGCTTGCTTCTCAGACCGAAGAAAAAGAAGCTTCCACTGCTGGAGAGCAAGAGGTGGATTCTGATATCGCATATGGGGATTCTGAGGATTATACCGCCGGCGAGGATGATGATAATGAACCCATAATGACCACCAGCTTCAAGTTGCCAACTTCAATCGGCATAAGCTTCTATATTGCTTCCTCTACGAAAACAATCAATATTGATGTAAAATGGGGCGACTATGTTCGTTCGGTTGAGAAGCGAGTTGGAAAAGATGGCAAAGAGTATAACCATGCCAGTTATACCCGACAGCCAATGTCATCCACAATCGTTGTCGATTTCGATTCGTTTGAAAAAAATACCGAATTACGCCTTCAGGAAGATTCAAATGTCATCGTCCATATTTCCAGAATTCCTTTGAAAACGGGATATTCCTTGGTAACAGCTTATGTTATGAATAGACGGAAAAACTCCGAAAACGAAGTTGAATCAATGATGTTCCAAGTTGAACTTAAGGCATACTCGGAAAATGAAGATAGAGTATTCTTTGCAGAGAATATTTGCCGTGATGTACTTGCAGAAGATGAGTTCTATTTTGAACAGCGTCCCATTTTAGGCCGTGGCAGGAATTGTGCTGCGACATGGGATGATGCGGTAGAAGGCAGAACCTTTTGGGTAAAATCGGATTTTATCCCAGAATATGAGTTTCCTGGCGTAAGTGCTGCTTTGAAGGGGTTTGATAAGTTCTTTTTCTCAATGCGGTTCATGTCCAATACCAAAAACAAGGCGGGTATCTTTGAGCGATTAAATGTCTTGGCTGATTCTTATGGAAAATGGATTCATGAAAAACTAATTTCGGATGATAAAATGTCCAATGCTGATTTTAAAGAAAAAATTGGCGATAAGGTAATTTCCCATTGTAGCGAAGCGTTGAATAGAATCCGTGAAGGCATCGAATTGATTGCAAATGATGAAGTCGCTTTTGATGCATTTTGCTTTATGAACCGCTCCATGTTACTTCAGCGAAATATCATGAGCTATTCTAAAAAGCATGGCGCTGGCATAGAGTGCAACTTTAGAGATTTTGTAGACCCAAGAAAGCCTGATACAGATTTTGGATGGAGACCATTCCAGATTGCTTTCATACTGATGAATTTGAGTGGAATTGTTAATCCAGAGCATAAGGACCGGGATGTAGTCGATTTGCTGTATTTCCCGACTGGCGGCGGTAAAACTGAGGCATATTTGGGTTTGATGGCGTTTGTGATTGCTAATCGAAGATTGCGTGCTTCTGATGCATCTGAGTACAACGCTGATGGTGGAGTTACCGCAATGCTCCGTTATACGTTACGCCTTTTGACAACACAGCAGAGAGATCGAATAACGAAAATGGTTGTTGCTGCTGAACTTATTCGTCAAAAAACATATCCTAAGTATGGAAAGGAACCTATTAGTATTGGTTTCTGGGTAGGTGGAGGTGTCACACCTAACAAATTTGATGAATTAGTAGAAAAAGCTGATAAGCCGGGCGAAGCAAGAAGAAAACGAAATCTGCTTTACAAGCAGCTGTTGACTTGCCCATTTTGCGGAAAACCTCTTACGGAAGATGAGTTTTATATTGATCCTGATAGAAAATCTGTTGCTATTTATTGCGCAGATAGAAATTGTATGTTTTATAAGTACAAACAGGATCGTATTCGGATTCCAGTGTATCTTGTTGATGAGGAAATTTATGCGAAATGTCCGACAATTATTTTGTCTACTGTTGATAAATTTGCCCGCCTTCCTTGGGATGTTAAGACAAATGCGTTGTTTGGAAGAGTTGATAGGGTTTGCAGCCGTGATGGGTATGTTGCCATTGGTGAAGAGCATAAACGACACAACAGGACGCAAGAGCTTCCCGCTTCAACATTAACTCCGATTCGACCGTTTCTTCCACCTGAGCTAATCATTCAAGATGAGCTTCATTTGATTACGGGGCCTCTTGGAACGGTTTATGGTGCATACGAAACCATTATTGAGGATATGTGTACTTATGGCGATAAGAGGATTAAGCCGAAGTATGTGGTTTCAACTGCCACCATTAAAAACGCATCGGAGCAGACAAGATGCCTTTATGCACGACAATCAACTGCACAGTTTCCTCCTAACGGGTTTGAAATTGGTGACAGTTTCTTCATCAATGAAATATCCACTAAAGATGATCCTTTCCGAAAGTATGTTGGAGTCTGCGCACCAGGTCAATCCGTAAAGACGACACTGTTAAGAATGTATGCAATCATTCTTCAGACTTCTTATCAACTTGCTCAGCGGGATGAATACAAGAATGTGATTGACCCGTATTATTCTTTGGTGGGATATTACAACAGTATTCGAGAACTTGGCGGTGCAGTACGCTTGTTACAAGACGACATTCCGAAACGAATCTATCGAATTAAAACGAAATACAATATGGATAAGGTTCGTTATCTAAACAAGAAGGTGGAGATTACTTCCAGAATGTCTTCTTACGAGATTCCGAATAAATTAAGACAGTTGGAGGCTACTTGTGATTCAAAGGATTGTCTCGATACAGCCGTTGCAACCAATATGATAGCGGTCGGTATGGATGTTGACCGCCTTGGGCTAATGGTTGTAACCGGACAGCCAAAGCAAAATTCTGAATATATTCAAGCAACAAGCCGAATTGGTCGTGCTTTCCCAGGACTTGTTTTTACGCTTTATAACCCATATCGTCCACGCGACTTATCACATTATGAGAATTTTACGGGTTATCATTCGCAGCTATATAGGTTTGTTGAAGGTACAACAGCAACTCCGTTCTCTGCGCGAGCAAGAGACCGTGTAATGCACGCTCTTATAATTTCTGCGATTCGGTTAAAATATCCGGAAATGGCATCTAATGAAAGAGCAGCTGATATTGCAGCTCTTTCTGATATACAAATGTCCGAGATAAAGGCTTTAATCCTTGACCGGATTAATATAGTTAAACCAGAAGTAAGACTGGATGCGGAGAATGAAATTGACCAGTTTATTGATTGGTGGAAGATGCTGGCCGCACAAGGCAAGCCTTTACGGTACTATGTTTATGGAACTGATAAATATAACCGCCTTATGAATTATTATGGACAGTCATGTAAGGATACTGAGAAGGCTACACTAAGCTCTATGCGTGAAGTGGAAAACGCGGCAAATATGTTCTATTACACGGAGGAGTAA